One segment of Peromyscus leucopus breed LL Stock chromosome 5, UCI_PerLeu_2.1, whole genome shotgun sequence DNA contains the following:
- the Ccdc102a gene encoding coiled-coil domain-containing protein 102A isoform X1 produces MSHGPSPRLAESPQLSKSSLLTILGSPSPDRMGPADSLPPTPPSGTPSPGPPPALPLPGPALLADGDWESREELRLRELEEARARAAQMEKTMRWWSDCTANWREKWSKVRAERNRAREEVRQLRQRLDTLTKELAGARRERQEAQGECEARGRELARLRGAHGTVDKTHDGPDPEREHEPVRDVGAERPPGSQELDLVENLLKSRPEEPEGCWDTCSVAAGASRASSGRQDRNRLPWEDTGGTEEDASKLTALRLRLDESQKVLLKEREDKLALSRSIEKLEGELSQWKMKYEELSKTKQEMLKQLSILKETHQDELGRMSEDLEDELGARSSMDRKMAELRGEMERLQAENAAEWGRRERLETEKLGLERENKKLRAQVGDLEEALARRRRQNASALDCDLRASQAALFEKNKELADLKHVHGKLKKQFQEKVAELAHANRRVEQHETEVKKLRLRVEELKKELAQAEDELDEAHNQARKLQRSLDEQTELSENLQVQLEHLQSRLRRQQQNAPLFGKIRSTRFGTEEAGDGASDLDEDEDLQIQVA; encoded by the exons ATGAGCCACGGCCCGAGCCCGCGGCTGGCCGAGTCCCCGCAGCTGTCCAAGAGCAGCCTGCTTACCATCCTGGGCAGCCCGTCCCCCGATCGCATGGGCCCGGCCGACTCGCTGCCACCCACGCCGCCCAGCGGCACGCCGTCACCGGGGCCGCCACCCGCGCTCCCGCTGCCCGGCCCTGCCCTGCTGGCCGACGGCGACTGGGAGAGTCGCGAGGAGCTGCGGCTGCGGGAGCTGGAGGAGGCGCGCGCGCGAGCCGCGCAGATGGAGAAGACGATGCGCTGGTGGTCCGACTGCACGGCGAACTGGCGCGAGAAGTGGAGCAAGGTGCGCGCCGAGCGCAACCGTGCGCGCGAGGAGGTGCGCCAGCTGCGCCAGCGCCTGGACACCCTCACCAAGGAGTTGGCGGGCGCGCGCCGCGAGCGCCAGGAGGCTCAGGGCGAGTGCGAGGCGCGCGGCCGCGAGCTGGCCCGGCTGCGGGGAGCGCATGGCACGGTGGACAAGACACACGACGGCCCGGATCCCGAGCGTGAGCATGAGCCTGTGCGTGACGTCGGGGCGGAGAGGCCGCCTGGTAGCCAG GAGCTGGACCTGGTAGAGAACCTGCTGAAGAGCAGACCAGAGGAGCCTGAGGGCTGCTGGGACACCTGCAGTGTGGCAGCTGGGGCCTCTCGGGCCAGCTCAGGCCGCCAGGATCGCAACCGCCTGCCCTGGGAGGACACAGGCGGTACCGAGGAGGATGCCTCCAAGTTGACCGCCCTGCGGCTACGGCTGGACGAATCCCAGAAGGTGCTGCTCAAGGAAAGAGA GGACAAACTGGCTCTGAGCAGGAGCATTGAGAAGCTGGAGGGCGAGCTCAGCCAGTGGAAGATGAAATACGAGGAGCTGAGCAAGACCAAGCAGGAGATGCTCAAGCAA CTCAGCATCCTAAAGGAAACACACCAGGATGAATTGGGCCGCATGTCTGAAGACCTGGAGGATGAGCTGGGCGCGCGCTCCAGCATGGATCGCAAGATGGCTGAGCTGAGGGGTGAG ATGGAAAGGCTTCAGGCAGAGAATGCAGCCGAGTGGGGCCGCAGAGAGAGGCTGGAGACGGAAAAGCTGGGCctggagagggagaacaagaaactCCGGGCGCAGGTTGGGGACCTGGAGGAGGCCCTGGCCCGCAGACGGCGGCAGAACGCCAGTGCCCTGGACTGTGACCTGAGGGCCAGCCAGGCCGCTCTCTTTGAGAAGAACAAG GAGCTGGCAGATCTGAAGCACGTGCATGGCAAGCTCAAGAAGCAGTTTCAGGAGAAGGTGGCAGAGCTGGCCCATGCCAATCGGCGTGTGGAGCAGCACGAGACGGAGGTAAAGAAGCTGCGACTACGGGTGGAAGAGCTCAAGAAAGAGCTCGCCCAGGCCGAGGACGAG CTGGACGAGGCCCACAACCAGGCCCGGAAGCTACAGCGGTCCCTGGATGAGCAGACAGAGCTCAGCGAGAACCTCCAGGTGCAGCTGGAGCACCTGCAGTCCAG
- the Ccdc102a gene encoding coiled-coil domain-containing protein 102A isoform X2, with translation MSHGPSPRLAESPQLSKSSLLTILGSPSPDRMGPADSLPPTPPSGTPSPGPPPALPLPGPALLADGDWESREELRLRELEEARARAAQMEKTMRWWSDCTANWREKWSKVRAERNRAREEVRQLRQRLDTLTKELAGARRERQEAQGECEARGRELARLRGAHGTVDKTHDGPDPEREHEPELDLVENLLKSRPEEPEGCWDTCSVAAGASRASSGRQDRNRLPWEDTGGTEEDASKLTALRLRLDESQKVLLKEREDKLALSRSIEKLEGELSQWKMKYEELSKTKQEMLKQLSILKETHQDELGRMSEDLEDELGARSSMDRKMAELRGEMERLQAENAAEWGRRERLETEKLGLERENKKLRAQVGDLEEALARRRRQNASALDCDLRASQAALFEKNKELADLKHVHGKLKKQFQEKVAELAHANRRVEQHETEVKKLRLRVEELKKELAQAEDELDEAHNQARKLQRSLDEQTELSENLQVQLEHLQSRLRRQQQNAPLFGKIRSTRFGTEEAGDGASDLDEDEDLQIQVA, from the exons ATGAGCCACGGCCCGAGCCCGCGGCTGGCCGAGTCCCCGCAGCTGTCCAAGAGCAGCCTGCTTACCATCCTGGGCAGCCCGTCCCCCGATCGCATGGGCCCGGCCGACTCGCTGCCACCCACGCCGCCCAGCGGCACGCCGTCACCGGGGCCGCCACCCGCGCTCCCGCTGCCCGGCCCTGCCCTGCTGGCCGACGGCGACTGGGAGAGTCGCGAGGAGCTGCGGCTGCGGGAGCTGGAGGAGGCGCGCGCGCGAGCCGCGCAGATGGAGAAGACGATGCGCTGGTGGTCCGACTGCACGGCGAACTGGCGCGAGAAGTGGAGCAAGGTGCGCGCCGAGCGCAACCGTGCGCGCGAGGAGGTGCGCCAGCTGCGCCAGCGCCTGGACACCCTCACCAAGGAGTTGGCGGGCGCGCGCCGCGAGCGCCAGGAGGCTCAGGGCGAGTGCGAGGCGCGCGGCCGCGAGCTGGCCCGGCTGCGGGGAGCGCATGGCACGGTGGACAAGACACACGACGGCCCGGATCCCGAGCGTGAGCATGAGCCT GAGCTGGACCTGGTAGAGAACCTGCTGAAGAGCAGACCAGAGGAGCCTGAGGGCTGCTGGGACACCTGCAGTGTGGCAGCTGGGGCCTCTCGGGCCAGCTCAGGCCGCCAGGATCGCAACCGCCTGCCCTGGGAGGACACAGGCGGTACCGAGGAGGATGCCTCCAAGTTGACCGCCCTGCGGCTACGGCTGGACGAATCCCAGAAGGTGCTGCTCAAGGAAAGAGA GGACAAACTGGCTCTGAGCAGGAGCATTGAGAAGCTGGAGGGCGAGCTCAGCCAGTGGAAGATGAAATACGAGGAGCTGAGCAAGACCAAGCAGGAGATGCTCAAGCAA CTCAGCATCCTAAAGGAAACACACCAGGATGAATTGGGCCGCATGTCTGAAGACCTGGAGGATGAGCTGGGCGCGCGCTCCAGCATGGATCGCAAGATGGCTGAGCTGAGGGGTGAG ATGGAAAGGCTTCAGGCAGAGAATGCAGCCGAGTGGGGCCGCAGAGAGAGGCTGGAGACGGAAAAGCTGGGCctggagagggagaacaagaaactCCGGGCGCAGGTTGGGGACCTGGAGGAGGCCCTGGCCCGCAGACGGCGGCAGAACGCCAGTGCCCTGGACTGTGACCTGAGGGCCAGCCAGGCCGCTCTCTTTGAGAAGAACAAG GAGCTGGCAGATCTGAAGCACGTGCATGGCAAGCTCAAGAAGCAGTTTCAGGAGAAGGTGGCAGAGCTGGCCCATGCCAATCGGCGTGTGGAGCAGCACGAGACGGAGGTAAAGAAGCTGCGACTACGGGTGGAAGAGCTCAAGAAAGAGCTCGCCCAGGCCGAGGACGAG CTGGACGAGGCCCACAACCAGGCCCGGAAGCTACAGCGGTCCCTGGATGAGCAGACAGAGCTCAGCGAGAACCTCCAGGTGCAGCTGGAGCACCTGCAGTCCAG